A section of the Rhizobium sp. BG4 genome encodes:
- the glmS gene encoding glutamine--fructose-6-phosphate transaminase (isomerizing) translates to MCGIVGIVGSKPVAGRLVDALKRLEYRGYDSAGVATVHDGVMDRRRAEGKLFNLEKRLDSEPLPGTTGIAHTRWATHGVPNETNAHPHFVEGVAVVHNGIIENFSEIRDHLTAEGSVFESQTDTEVIAHLMAKYLREGLQPQAAMLKMLNRVTGAYALAVMLKDHPGTIMAARSGPPLAIGYGKHEMFLGSDAIALSPFTNEITYLVDGDCAIITREGATIVDFNGNVVKRQKQISQATAYVVDKGNHRHFMEKEIYEQPEVISHALSHYVNFAENTIGANAAGIDFKSVSSLAISACGTAYLAGLVGKYWFERYARLPVEIDVASEFRYREMPLQPTQAALFISQSGETADTLASLRYCKDNGLKIGAVVNVRESTIARESDAVFPIMAGPEIGVASTKAFTCQLAVLASLALGAAKARGVLSAKDEKVLVKHLSEMPRIMSRVLNLIQPQMESLSRELSKCRDVLYLGRGTSFPLAMEGALKLKEISYIHAEGYAAGELKHGPIALIDENMPVIVIAPYDRFFEKTVSNMQEVAARGGRIIFITDEAGAGASKLPTMATITLPNVDEIIAPMIFSLPIQLLAYHTAVFMGTDVDQPRNLAKSVTVE, encoded by the coding sequence ATGTGTGGTATCGTTGGGATCGTCGGTAGCAAGCCGGTTGCCGGGCGTTTGGTCGATGCGCTGAAGCGCCTGGAGTACCGGGGTTACGATTCCGCCGGTGTCGCGACAGTCCATGACGGCGTCATGGATCGCCGCCGCGCCGAGGGGAAGCTCTTCAATCTCGAAAAGCGCCTTGATTCGGAGCCGCTGCCGGGCACGACCGGTATCGCCCACACCCGCTGGGCAACGCATGGCGTTCCGAACGAAACCAACGCCCACCCGCATTTCGTCGAAGGCGTCGCCGTCGTCCATAACGGCATCATCGAAAACTTCTCGGAAATCCGCGATCACCTGACCGCCGAAGGCTCGGTCTTCGAAAGCCAGACGGATACCGAAGTCATCGCCCACCTGATGGCGAAGTATCTGCGCGAGGGTCTGCAGCCGCAGGCGGCGATGCTGAAGATGCTGAACCGCGTCACCGGCGCCTATGCGCTGGCGGTGATGCTGAAGGATCATCCGGGCACGATCATGGCCGCGCGTTCCGGCCCGCCGCTCGCCATTGGCTACGGCAAGCACGAGATGTTCCTCGGCTCGGATGCCATAGCGCTTTCGCCCTTCACCAACGAAATCACCTATCTCGTCGACGGTGACTGCGCGATCATCACCCGCGAAGGCGCGACGATCGTCGATTTCAACGGCAATGTCGTGAAGCGCCAGAAGCAGATTTCCCAGGCGACGGCCTATGTCGTCGACAAGGGCAATCACCGCCACTTCATGGAAAAGGAAATCTATGAGCAGCCGGAAGTCATCTCCCACGCGCTCAGCCACTATGTGAATTTCGCCGAGAATACGATCGGCGCCAATGCCGCCGGGATCGATTTCAAGTCGGTCAGCAGCCTGGCGATCTCGGCCTGCGGCACGGCCTATCTTGCCGGTCTCGTCGGCAAGTACTGGTTCGAGCGCTATGCGCGCCTGCCCGTCGAGATCGACGTTGCCTCGGAATTCCGCTACCGCGAAATGCCGCTGCAGCCGACGCAGGCGGCACTGTTCATCTCTCAATCAGGCGAAACCGCCGATACGCTCGCCTCGCTGCGATACTGCAAGGACAACGGCCTGAAGATCGGCGCCGTCGTCAATGTTCGCGAGTCGACCATCGCCCGCGAATCCGATGCCGTTTTCCCGATCATGGCCGGTCCCGAGATCGGCGTTGCCTCCACCAAGGCCTTCACCTGCCAGCTCGCCGTGCTCGCCTCGCTGGCGCTCGGCGCCGCCAAGGCCCGCGGCGTACTCAGCGCCAAGGACGAGAAGGTTCTGGTCAAGCATCTCTCGGAAATGCCGCGCATCATGAGCCGCGTGCTGAACCTCATCCAGCCGCAGATGGAAAGCCTGTCGCGCGAGCTGTCCAAGTGCCGCGATGTTCTCTATCTCGGCCGTGGCACCAGCTTCCCGCTGGCCATGGAAGGCGCGCTGAAGCTCAAGGAAATCTCCTATATCCACGCCGAAGGCTATGCCGCCGGTGAGCTCAAGCACGGCCCGATCGCGCTGATCGACGAGAACATGCCCGTCATCGTCATCGCGCCCTACGACCGCTTCTTCGAAAAGACCGTTTCCAACATGCAGGAAGTCGCGGCCCGCGGCGGCCGTATCATCTTCATCACCGATGAAGCGGGTGCCGGCGCCTCCAAGCTGCCGACCATGGCGACGATCACGCTGCCGAATGTCGATGAAATCATCGCGCCGATGATCTTCTCGCTGCCGATCCAGTTGCTCGCCTATCACACGGCCGTCTTCATGGGCACGGATGTCGACCAGCCGCGCAATCTCGCCAAGTCGGTCACGGTGGAGTGA
- the glmU gene encoding bifunctional UDP-N-acetylglucosamine diphosphorylase/glucosamine-1-phosphate N-acetyltransferase GlmU: MERTCLAVILAAGDSTRMKSSKSKVLHPVANRPMIAHVVDAVSKAGISSVALVVGRDADEVAKAAAIGSVAVETHLQKERLGTGHAVLAAREAIARGYDDILVTYGDVPLQTDGPLKAARQGLADGSDIVVIGFHTEKPTGYGRLLVRDGELIAIREEKDATDAERAVKWCNSGLMAINGRKALDLLARIGNSNAKGEYYLTDLVEIARSLGGRVTAVDAPEVEMTGCNNRAELANIERLWQERRRHELMISGVSMVAPETVFLSHDTVIGQDALIEPNVVFGPGVTIDSGAVIHAFSHIEGAHVSAGATVGPFARLRPGADLGEGSKVGNFCEVKNGKIAEGAKVNHLTYIGDAVVGAHTNIGAGTITCNYDGVNKHETRIGANAFIGSNSSLVAPVQIGDGAYIASGSVITDDVPGDALAFGRARQEIKPDRAKLLRERALAIKAQKKAKG, from the coding sequence ATGGAACGCACCTGCCTTGCCGTCATTCTCGCCGCCGGCGACAGCACCCGCATGAAGTCTTCGAAGTCGAAGGTTCTGCATCCGGTCGCCAACCGGCCAATGATCGCGCACGTGGTCGATGCGGTCTCGAAGGCGGGTATTTCGTCGGTTGCGCTCGTCGTCGGCCGTGATGCCGATGAGGTTGCGAAGGCGGCCGCGATCGGTAGCGTTGCTGTCGAGACGCATCTGCAGAAGGAGCGGCTTGGCACCGGCCATGCCGTGCTCGCCGCACGCGAGGCGATCGCCCGCGGCTATGACGACATCCTCGTCACCTATGGTGATGTGCCGCTGCAGACCGATGGGCCGCTGAAGGCAGCACGTCAGGGCTTGGCCGATGGCAGCGACATCGTCGTCATCGGTTTCCACACCGAAAAGCCCACCGGCTACGGCCGCCTGCTCGTCAGGGATGGCGAGTTGATCGCCATCCGCGAGGAAAAGGATGCGACGGATGCCGAGCGCGCCGTCAAGTGGTGTAACAGCGGCCTGATGGCGATCAACGGCCGCAAGGCTCTCGATCTGCTTGCCCGCATCGGCAACAGCAATGCCAAGGGCGAATATTATCTGACCGATCTCGTCGAGATCGCCCGCTCGCTCGGTGGGCGCGTTACGGCCGTTGATGCGCCGGAGGTCGAAATGACCGGCTGCAACAACCGTGCCGAGCTCGCCAATATCGAGCGCCTCTGGCAGGAGCGCCGCCGCCACGAGCTGATGATCTCAGGCGTCTCGATGGTCGCGCCAGAAACGGTTTTCCTGTCGCATGACACCGTCATCGGTCAGGATGCGCTGATCGAGCCGAATGTCGTTTTCGGCCCCGGTGTCACGATCGACAGCGGCGCCGTCATCCATGCCTTCTCGCATATCGAGGGCGCCCATGTCAGCGCCGGCGCCACCGTCGGCCCGTTCGCCCGCCTGCGCCCCGGTGCCGATCTCGGCGAGGGATCGAAGGTCGGCAATTTCTGCGAGGTAAAGAATGGCAAGATCGCCGAGGGCGCCAAGGTCAACCATCTGACCTATATCGGCGACGCCGTGGTCGGTGCGCACACCAATATCGGGGCAGGGACGATCACCTGCAATTACGACGGGGTGAACAAGCACGAGACCAGAATCGGTGCCAACGCCTTCATTGGGTCGAACAGCTCGCTGGTCGCACCTGTCCAGATTGGGGATGGCGCTTACATTGCGTCCGGCAGCGTCATCACCGATGATGTCCCCGGTGATGCTCTCGCATTCGGCCGCGCGCGACAGGAAATAAAGCCTGACCGTGCCAAGCTGCTGCGCGAGCGCGCCCTGGCAATCAAGGCTCAGAAGAAGGCCAAGGGCTGA
- the mfd gene encoding transcription-repair coupling factor: protein MISGFDAKKLAAASEPLTIGNVPAGMEPLLLAELARAGKPVAYVLSDGHRMADLEQMLAFVAPEIPVLTLPAWDCLPYDRVSPSADTSARRLAALSGLIAHQKKPHAAIVLVTVNAMLQKVAPQEVIESLAFSARPGNQVRMDDIAGRLERNGFDRVATVREVGEYAVRGGILDVFVPGSEEPVRLDFFGDTLESIRSFDPASQRTTGQVRSLDLNPMSEVTLTPDTISRFRKNYLSAFGAATRDDALYLAVSEGRRYAGMEHWLPLFYERLETVFDYLKGFQLVTDHTVREAAEERSKLVLDYYDARLGTGQPAKGQMAQGTPYKPVTPGQLYLDSKTFASTLDAFNAIRMTPFNEHEGEARRVVNIDARKGVRWARSNAEGGGDAERVNVFDAVVKYIADKRASGAKLLITAWTEGSLERLLQVLNEHGLERVKPIEALKDVNALAKGEAASAVFSLESGFESGDLIVIGEQDILGDRMVRRSKRRKRAADFISEVAGLDEGSIVVHAEHGIGRFIGLRTIEAAGAPHACLELQYADEAKLFLPVENIDLLSRYGGEGTEAMLDKLGGGAWQMRKAKLKKRLLDMADALIRIAAERLTRHAPVLTTPEGLYDEFAARFPYDETEDQDTAIEAVRGDLAAGRPMDRLVCGDVGFGKTEVALRAAFVAAMNGVQVAVVVPTTLLSRQHFKTFSERFRGLPVRVQQASRLVGSKDLALTKKEVADGKTDIVVGTHALLGAGINFANLGLLIIDEEQHFGVKHKERLKELKSDVHVLTLSATPIPRTLQLAMTGVRELSLITTPPVDRMAVRTFISPFDSLVIRETLMREHYRGGQSFYVCPRLADLEDVHAFLQSDVPELKVAVAHGQMPAGELEDIMNAFYEGRYDVLLSTTIVESGLDVPTANTLIVHRADMFGLAQLYQLRGRVGRSKVRAFALFTLPVNKVLTATAERRLKVLQSLDTLGAGFQLASHDLDIRGAGNLLGEEQSGHIKEVGFELYQQMLEEAVAEVKGVDEIADTGWSPQISVGTPVMIPDNYVPDLHLRMALYRRLGEITELKEIDGFGAEMIDRFGPMPIEVQHLLKIVYVKSLCRIANVEKLDAGPKGIVVQFRNKEFPNPANLVGYIGKQGSMAKIRPDHSLFLTRDLPTPEKRLQGAAVIMTQLAELAKG from the coding sequence ATGATTTCAGGATTTGATGCAAAGAAGCTCGCAGCCGCTTCCGAGCCGCTGACGATCGGCAACGTGCCCGCGGGCATGGAGCCGCTGCTGCTTGCCGAGCTGGCGCGCGCCGGAAAGCCGGTCGCTTATGTTCTCTCGGACGGTCATCGCATGGCCGATCTGGAGCAGATGCTTGCTTTCGTCGCTCCCGAAATCCCGGTCCTGACGCTGCCCGCCTGGGACTGTCTGCCCTATGACCGCGTCTCGCCGAGCGCGGATACCTCGGCACGCCGTCTTGCGGCGCTGAGTGGCCTCATCGCCCACCAGAAAAAGCCGCATGCGGCGATCGTTCTTGTGACCGTCAATGCGATGCTGCAGAAGGTGGCGCCGCAGGAGGTCATCGAAAGCCTGGCCTTCTCCGCCCGTCCTGGAAATCAGGTGCGCATGGACGACATTGCCGGCCGCCTGGAGCGCAACGGCTTCGACCGCGTCGCGACGGTGCGCGAAGTCGGCGAATATGCCGTGCGCGGCGGCATTCTCGATGTCTTCGTGCCAGGCTCGGAAGAGCCGGTTCGACTCGATTTCTTCGGCGACACGCTGGAAAGCATCCGCAGCTTCGATCCGGCCAGCCAGCGCACGACGGGGCAGGTCCGTTCGCTCGATCTGAACCCGATGAGCGAAGTGACGCTGACGCCGGATACGATCAGCCGCTTCCGCAAGAACTATCTCTCGGCCTTCGGCGCGGCGACCCGCGACGATGCGCTCTATCTCGCCGTTTCCGAGGGACGTCGCTATGCCGGCATGGAACACTGGCTGCCGCTCTTCTACGAGCGGCTGGAAACGGTCTTCGACTATCTCAAGGGCTTCCAGCTGGTCACCGATCACACGGTCCGCGAAGCCGCCGAGGAGCGCTCCAAGCTGGTGCTTGATTATTACGACGCGCGCCTGGGCACCGGCCAGCCCGCCAAGGGCCAGATGGCGCAGGGCACGCCCTACAAGCCGGTCACGCCGGGCCAGCTCTATCTCGACAGCAAGACCTTCGCCAGCACGCTGGATGCCTTCAACGCCATCCGCATGACGCCGTTCAACGAGCATGAAGGCGAGGCGAGGCGGGTCGTCAACATCGACGCGCGCAAGGGCGTGCGCTGGGCGCGCTCGAACGCCGAAGGCGGCGGTGACGCCGAGCGCGTCAACGTCTTCGATGCCGTCGTCAAGTATATCGCGGACAAGCGGGCGTCCGGCGCCAAATTGCTGATCACCGCCTGGACGGAAGGCTCGCTGGAGCGGCTTCTGCAGGTGCTGAATGAGCACGGCCTCGAACGCGTCAAGCCGATCGAGGCGCTGAAGGATGTCAACGCGCTGGCGAAGGGCGAGGCGGCATCTGCCGTCTTCAGCCTCGAATCCGGCTTCGAAAGTGGTGACCTGATCGTCATCGGCGAGCAGGACATTCTCGGCGACCGCATGGTGCGTCGCTCGAAGCGGCGGAAGCGCGCCGCTGACTTCATCTCGGAAGTGGCAGGCCTCGACGAGGGTTCGATCGTCGTCCACGCCGAACACGGTATCGGCCGCTTCATCGGCCTGCGGACCATTGAGGCTGCGGGTGCCCCGCACGCCTGCCTCGAGCTGCAATATGCCGATGAGGCCAAGCTCTTCCTGCCGGTCGAAAACATCGATCTGCTCTCGCGCTATGGCGGCGAGGGCACCGAGGCGATGCTCGACAAGCTCGGTGGCGGCGCATGGCAGATGCGCAAGGCCAAGCTCAAGAAGCGCCTGCTCGACATGGCCGATGCGCTGATCCGCATCGCCGCCGAGCGCCTGACGCGCCACGCTCCGGTGCTGACGACGCCCGAAGGCCTCTACGACGAATTCGCCGCGCGTTTCCCCTATGATGAAACCGAGGATCAGGATACGGCCATCGAGGCAGTCCGCGGCGATCTGGCCGCCGGCCGTCCGATGGATCGCCTCGTCTGTGGCGACGTCGGCTTCGGCAAGACCGAGGTGGCGCTCCGCGCAGCCTTCGTCGCCGCCATGAACGGTGTCCAGGTTGCCGTGGTCGTTCCGACGACCCTCTTGTCGCGCCAGCATTTCAAGACTTTTTCCGAGCGTTTCCGCGGTCTGCCGGTCCGCGTCCAGCAGGCCTCGCGTCTCGTTGGCTCCAAGGATCTGGCGCTGACCAAGAAGGAAGTCGCCGACGGCAAGACCGACATCGTCGTCGGCACGCATGCGCTGCTCGGCGCCGGCATCAATTTCGCCAATCTCGGCCTGCTGATCATCGACGAAGAGCAGCATTTCGGCGTCAAGCACAAGGAGCGCTTGAAGGAGCTGAAGAGCGACGTCCACGTTCTGACACTCTCCGCAACGCCGATCCCGCGCACGCTGCAGCTGGCGATGACCGGTGTGCGCGAGCTGTCGCTGATCACCACGCCGCCTGTCGACCGCATGGCGGTGCGCACCTTCATCTCGCCCTTCGATAGCCTCGTCATCCGCGAGACGCTGATGCGCGAGCATTATCGCGGCGGCCAGAGCTTCTATGTCTGCCCGCGTCTCGCCGATCTCGAAGACGTTCACGCCTTCCTGCAGTCGGATGTGCCGGAGCTGAAGGTCGCGGTCGCCCATGGCCAGATGCCGGCAGGCGAGCTCGAAGACATCATGAATGCCTTCTATGAAGGCCGCTACGACGTGCTGCTGTCGACCACCATCGTCGAATCCGGTCTCGACGTGCCGACCGCCAATACGCTGATCGTCCACCGCGCCGACATGTTCGGCCTTGCCCAGCTCTACCAGCTGCGCGGCCGCGTCGGCCGTTCGAAGGTGCGCGCCTTCGCGCTCTTCACGCTGCCGGTCAACAAGGTACTGACGGCAACCGCCGAGCGCCGCCTGAAGGTGCTTCAGTCGCTGGATACGCTGGGCGCCGGCTTCCAGCTCGCTAGCCACGACCTCGACATCCGAGGCGCCGGAAATCTTCTCGGCGAGGAACAGTCGGGCCATATCAAGGAAGTCGGCTTCGAGCTCTATCAGCAGATGCTCGAGGAAGCCGTCGCCGAAGTGAAGGGCGTCGACGAGATCGCCGATACCGGCTGGTCGCCGCAGATCTCCGTCGGCACGCCGGTGATGATCCCCGACAATTACGTCCCGGACCTGCACCTGCGCATGGCGCTCTACCGCCGCCTTGGCGAAATCACCGAGCTCAAGGAGATCGACGGCTTCGGCGCCGAGATGATCGACCGCTTCGGCCCGATGCCGATCGAGGTCCAGCATCTGCTGAAGATTGTTTACGTGAAATCGCTCTGCCGCATCGCCAATGTCGAGAAGCTGGACGCCGGCCCGAAGGGCATCGTTGTGCAGTTCAGGAACAAGGAGTTCCCGAACCCGGCAAATCTCGTCGGCTATATCGGCAAGCAGGGCTCGATGGCGAAGATCCGCCCCGATCACAGCCTGTTCCTGACCCGCGATCTCCCCACGCCGGAAAAACGGCTGCAGGGCGCAGCCGTTATCATGACGCAATTGGCGGAGCTGGCGAAGGGCTAG
- a CDS encoding DUF502 domain-containing protein, which yields MTNKLPRLPIATRIRNNFLAGLIICAPIAITLWLTWSVVRWADSWVKPYIPARYDPDSYLNFAVPGSGLLIAMIFITIIGFLGKNLIGQTIVQFSESLVRRVPLVRSIYKSLKQIFETVLKERSDSFKKVGLIEYPSAGLWSLVFIATDAKGEIASKFNAMGKDMVSVFLPPTPVPTAGFLIFVPREKIVVLDMTAEDGAKLLVSGGLVTPEYLPVVPGAEPAALKPKASARMKKADRLIAPE from the coding sequence ATGACCAACAAGCTTCCCCGCCTGCCGATTGCCACGCGCATCAGAAACAACTTCCTTGCGGGCCTCATCATCTGCGCCCCGATCGCCATTACGCTCTGGCTGACATGGTCCGTCGTGCGCTGGGCCGATAGCTGGGTGAAGCCCTATATCCCTGCGCGCTACGATCCCGACAGTTACCTGAATTTCGCCGTGCCCGGCTCCGGCCTGCTGATCGCGATGATCTTCATCACCATCATCGGCTTCCTCGGCAAGAACCTGATCGGCCAGACGATCGTGCAGTTCAGCGAGTCGCTGGTGCGCCGCGTGCCCCTGGTGCGCAGCATCTACAAGAGCCTGAAGCAGATATTCGAGACGGTGCTCAAGGAGCGCAGCGATTCCTTCAAGAAGGTCGGTCTGATCGAATATCCGAGCGCCGGCCTCTGGTCGTTGGTCTTCATCGCCACCGACGCCAAGGGCGAGATCGCCTCGAAGTTCAATGCGATGGGCAAGGACATGGTCAGCGTCTTCCTGCCGCCGACCCCGGTGCCGACGGCGGGCTTTCTGATCTTCGTGCCGCGCGAAAAGATCGTCGTGCTCGACATGACGGCTGAGGACGGCGCCAAGCTTCTGGTTTCCGGCGGTCTCGTCACTCCGGAATATCTGCCGGTCGTGCCGGGCGCCGAGCCTGCGGCGCTGAAGCCGAAGGCCTCAGCCCGCATGAAGAAAGCGGATCGCCTCATCGCGCCGGAATAG
- a CDS encoding succinate dehydrogenase assembly factor 2 produces MTGVTLSSAGLDPRRRRILFRCWHRGLREMDLVFGQFAEAEIATLSEAELDELETIMAEEDNDLVRWVMGTWPVPERFQTPMFTRLAAFKPDFEYPADTASRKPE; encoded by the coding sequence ATGACAGGTGTGACACTCTCGAGCGCTGGACTGGATCCGCGTCGCCGCCGGATCTTGTTCCGTTGCTGGCATCGGGGGCTGCGCGAGATGGATCTGGTCTTCGGCCAGTTCGCCGAGGCTGAGATTGCAACGCTGTCGGAAGCCGAGCTCGACGAACTCGAAACGATCATGGCCGAGGAAGACAACGATCTGGTGCGCTGGGTGATGGGAACATGGCCGGTGCCCGAGCGTTTCCAGACGCCGATGTTTACGCGCCTGGCCGCCTTCAAGCCGGATTTCGAATACCCCGCCGATACCGCTTCCAGGAAACCGGAATGA
- a CDS encoding DsbA family oxidoreductase, translating to MERITIDVVSDVVCPWCYLGKARLELAIAEVQDEVGVDINWRPYRLNPDYPPEGVDQKKSLEEKLGGAERVAQAHKMLTDFGKEVGINFNFEAIKIGPNTLDAHRLIHWAMIEDREKADKVVNGLFKANFEEGRNVGDHAVLLDVADKAGLDRAVTASLLASDADKVLVVEEIESAQKMGVNGVPFFIFDQQYAVSGAQTPDILAGALRDIAKAKAEARAGMN from the coding sequence ATGGAACGCATTACCATCGACGTCGTCTCGGATGTCGTCTGCCCGTGGTGCTATCTCGGCAAGGCGCGGCTGGAGCTCGCCATTGCCGAAGTGCAGGACGAGGTCGGCGTCGACATCAACTGGCGCCCCTACCGGCTGAACCCCGACTATCCGCCTGAAGGCGTCGACCAGAAGAAGAGCCTGGAAGAAAAGCTCGGCGGCGCCGAGCGCGTGGCGCAGGCCCACAAGATGCTCACCGATTTTGGCAAGGAAGTCGGCATCAACTTCAATTTCGAGGCGATCAAGATCGGCCCGAATACGCTCGATGCCCACCGGCTGATCCACTGGGCGATGATCGAGGACCGTGAGAAGGCCGACAAGGTCGTCAACGGCCTGTTCAAGGCGAATTTCGAAGAAGGCCGCAATGTCGGCGATCACGCCGTCCTGCTCGATGTCGCCGATAAGGCCGGCCTCGACCGCGCCGTAACCGCTTCGCTGCTGGCCTCGGATGCCGACAAGGTTCTCGTCGTCGAGGAAATCGAATCGGCGCAGAAGATGGGCGTCAACGGCGTGCCGTTCTTCATCTTCGACCAGCAATATGCCGTCAGCGGCGCACAGACTCCCGACATCCTTGCCGGTGCGCTGCGCGATATCGCAAAGGCGAAGGCCGAAGCCCGCGCCGGGATGAACTAG